The proteins below are encoded in one region of Pontibacter deserti:
- a CDS encoding alpha-1,4-glucan--maltose-1-phosphate maltosyltransferase — protein MEGLDGTHRVIIENVKPELNCGQYPVKRVVGEELTVTADIFGDGHDEVKAVLLYRHGRKKKWNEMPMQFLGNDRWQATFVPDAMGLFEYTLQGWIDHFYTWQKGLRKKFEANQDITVELQIGAQLIEEAASTAKPGQQKRLHKWAQQLRGNISAASGVELATGHDISELMHACCDRKNVTTYGKILQVDVERHKALFSTWYEFFPRSSAQEANRHGTFQDCVRLLPRIAEMGFDTIYLPPIHPIGRAFRKGKNNSVTSEPGEPGSPWAIGAEEGGHKAILPELGTLDDFRHFVHEARGHGIEVALDFAIQCSPDHPYVKEHPQWFKWRPDGTVQYAENPPKKYQDVLPVNFETEDWQNLWQELKSIVLHWVEQGVHIFRVDNPHTKTFHFWEWMIREVRAQHPQVIFLAEAFTRPRVMERLGKIGFTQSYTYFTWRNNPQEMREYLTELTKTDMREYYRPNFWPNTPDILPEVLQHGGEPAHIMRVVLAATLSSNYGLYGPVYEFSMGTPYPGKEEYIDSEKYEVKHWDWGKKTKVSEVITLINKIRKVNPALQTTWNIAFGEADNPQFLCFAKWDNTKRNKILVVANMDPYHTQSGWVQVPMTELELPQGEQYMVHDLLTEHRYTWQNEWNYVELRPHEMPVHVFRIEEANTGMGHNNLDDTWLPVEHTTHE, from the coding sequence ATGGAAGGACTGGACGGAACCCACAGAGTAATTATTGAAAACGTTAAACCTGAGCTGAACTGCGGACAGTACCCGGTTAAAAGGGTAGTAGGTGAAGAACTAACTGTTACCGCTGATATTTTTGGAGATGGCCACGATGAAGTAAAAGCAGTGTTGCTCTACAGGCATGGCCGTAAAAAGAAATGGAACGAGATGCCGATGCAGTTCCTGGGCAACGACCGCTGGCAGGCCACATTTGTACCCGATGCTATGGGGCTGTTTGAATATACTTTGCAAGGTTGGATCGATCATTTTTATACCTGGCAGAAAGGGCTGCGCAAAAAGTTTGAAGCCAACCAGGACATCACCGTAGAATTACAGATTGGCGCTCAGCTTATCGAAGAAGCGGCTTCAACCGCAAAGCCAGGTCAGCAGAAAAGGCTGCACAAATGGGCACAGCAACTTCGTGGTAATATATCTGCAGCCAGTGGTGTAGAACTGGCTACAGGGCATGATATTTCAGAACTGATGCACGCCTGTTGCGACCGCAAAAATGTAACTACCTATGGTAAAATTTTACAGGTTGATGTTGAGCGACATAAAGCGTTGTTCAGCACCTGGTACGAGTTCTTTCCAAGGTCGTCGGCGCAGGAAGCAAACCGCCACGGCACGTTCCAGGATTGTGTAAGGCTGTTACCGCGCATTGCAGAAATGGGATTTGATACGATTTACCTGCCACCCATACACCCGATTGGCCGTGCTTTCAGAAAAGGCAAGAACAATTCGGTAACATCAGAGCCGGGAGAGCCGGGCTCACCGTGGGCCATTGGTGCTGAAGAAGGTGGGCACAAAGCTATACTTCCGGAACTGGGCACACTGGATGATTTCCGGCATTTTGTACACGAAGCCCGTGGGCATGGCATTGAAGTAGCGCTCGATTTTGCCATACAATGCTCACCTGACCACCCATATGTAAAAGAGCATCCGCAATGGTTTAAATGGCGACCGGATGGCACCGTACAGTACGCTGAAAATCCACCTAAAAAATACCAGGATGTGCTGCCTGTTAATTTCGAAACCGAAGACTGGCAGAATCTGTGGCAGGAGCTTAAAAGTATAGTATTACACTGGGTAGAGCAGGGGGTACATATTTTCAGGGTAGATAACCCGCATACTAAAACCTTTCATTTCTGGGAGTGGATGATACGTGAAGTGCGGGCACAGCATCCGCAGGTCATTTTCCTGGCAGAGGCTTTTACGCGTCCTAGGGTGATGGAGCGATTAGGTAAGATCGGCTTCACACAATCCTATACATACTTTACCTGGCGCAACAACCCGCAGGAGATGCGCGAGTACCTGACGGAACTTACCAAAACCGATATGCGCGAATATTACCGCCCTAACTTCTGGCCTAACACACCTGATATTTTACCGGAAGTGCTGCAGCACGGCGGAGAACCTGCTCACATTATGCGTGTGGTTTTAGCGGCAACCCTTTCATCAAACTATGGCTTGTATGGTCCGGTATATGAGTTCTCAATGGGCACACCTTACCCGGGAAAGGAAGAATACATAGACTCCGAAAAGTATGAAGTAAAGCACTGGGACTGGGGCAAGAAAACGAAGGTTTCAGAAGTTATTACGCTCATAAATAAAATACGTAAAGTAAACCCGGCGCTGCAAACCACCTGGAATATTGCTTTTGGTGAAGCCGATAACCCTCAGTTTTTATGCTTTGCTAAATGGGATAATACCAAGCGAAACAAAATACTGGTAGTAGCCAACATGGACCCCTACCACACACAGTCGGGTTGGGTACAGGTGCCGATGACTGAGTTGGAACTCCCGCAAGGTGAGCAATACATGGTGCACGACCTACTGACCGAACACCGCTATACCTGGCAAAACGAATGGAATTACGTAGAGCTGCGTCCGCATGAAATGCCGGTGCACGTTTTCCGTATAGAAGAAGCTAACACCGGCATGGGCCATAATAATTTAGATGATACATGGCTCCCAGTTGAACATACCACCCACGAATAA
- the treS gene encoding maltose alpha-D-glucosyltransferase — MAADKDLLDDNIHWYKDAIIYELHIKAFKDGSGDGIGDFKGLMQKLDYLESLGVTAIWLLPFYPSPLKDDGYDIADYYSINPNYGDMRDFKLFVKEAHRRGLKVITELVINHTSDQHPWFQRARHAKPGSAHRDFYVWSDDPNKYKDVRIIFTDYEPSNWTWDPVAKQYYWHRFFHHQPDLNYDNPAVQKEVFKVLDYWLDLGVDGFRLDAVPYLYEREGTNGENLPETHEFLKKLRAHVDSKYTGKLLLAEANMWPEDSASYFGNGDECHMNYHFPIMPRLFMSVKMEDRYPIIDIFDQTPPIPETCQWAMFLRNHDELTLEMVTDEERDYMYKVYTRDPLAKINLGIRHRLAPLLGNDRNKIELMNVLLFSMKGTPVVYYGDEIGMGDNFYLGDRDGVRTPMQWSDDRNAGFSTANPQKLYLPVIIDPEYKYESVNVETQEQNSSSLLWWTRRIINMRKRYKAFGRGSIRFLNPSNSKVLAFIRSYEDENILVIANLSRFPEAVELDLNEFKGYTPMEVFSKNKFPSIKDDAYLFTVGAHGYYWFELQPQDVSVSKVLDMQRPAMQLPSLSNRLPQEVVRQLENRVLPQYILNRRWFGGKARTVQRMQVVDHVPLQVGEHGAAILIVEVSYNEGLPEMYQLPIAFANKEQEQELINGQPASVIARVTHNGEEGILYDALYKEEFRQLLLQLIAKRRRVRADHSELAGHSHQQVSNVLRSSNNSIASKILSAEQSNTSIVYDNQFFLKIYRKLDRALNPDVEVVQALTDRVGFPQVPRFMGMLEHHSPGGAPMVLAMLQELVPNQGDAWENMEDSLKRFFERIQTQNERIDLSPTIGTLSRPVSFAAAPEQVQLQLGGASVSRIELLGQRTAELHLALASIRDLKDFAPEDFSLHYQRSLYSSLTSLVRSNFDSLRQHLPKLPDAVRAEAEEVLNMRSEILERLKRIFSRKIDTLKIRTHGDYHLGQVIFTGKDFIIIDFEGEPARSFSERRLKRSPLRDVAGMIRSFHYAAYNALFQQDRAGKEDGGYLEDWAEQWYHYASNFFMYCYLEKTMGTGIVPDKEEDFEILMETFLLEKAIYELGYELNNRPDWVLIPIRGIKYIMKKYQHG, encoded by the coding sequence ATGGCAGCGGACAAAGATCTGTTAGACGACAACATACACTGGTACAAAGATGCGATCATCTACGAACTGCACATCAAAGCATTTAAAGATGGCAGCGGCGATGGAATAGGTGATTTTAAGGGCCTGATGCAGAAGCTGGATTACCTGGAGAGCCTTGGGGTTACGGCTATATGGCTGCTGCCTTTTTATCCGTCGCCGTTAAAAGACGATGGCTATGATATTGCCGACTACTATAGTATAAACCCGAACTACGGGGATATGCGCGACTTTAAACTTTTTGTGAAAGAGGCGCATCGTCGTGGTTTAAAGGTAATTACTGAGCTTGTTATAAACCATACTTCTGATCAGCACCCGTGGTTTCAGCGTGCACGGCATGCGAAGCCAGGTTCTGCGCACCGCGATTTTTATGTGTGGAGTGACGATCCGAACAAGTATAAAGATGTCCGCATCATATTTACCGACTACGAGCCAAGCAACTGGACCTGGGACCCAGTAGCCAAACAATATTACTGGCACCGCTTTTTCCATCACCAGCCCGACCTGAACTACGACAACCCTGCCGTACAGAAAGAAGTGTTTAAGGTGCTGGATTACTGGCTGGACTTAGGCGTGGATGGATTCAGGTTGGATGCTGTGCCATACCTGTATGAGCGGGAGGGTACCAACGGAGAGAACCTGCCGGAAACTCATGAGTTCCTGAAAAAGCTGCGTGCCCACGTAGACAGCAAGTATACCGGCAAACTATTACTGGCGGAAGCAAATATGTGGCCCGAAGATTCTGCATCATACTTTGGTAACGGCGACGAGTGCCACATGAACTACCACTTCCCGATCATGCCCCGTTTGTTCATGTCGGTAAAGATGGAAGACCGCTATCCGATCATCGATATTTTTGACCAGACACCGCCTATACCTGAAACCTGCCAGTGGGCGATGTTCCTGCGTAACCACGACGAGCTGACGCTAGAGATGGTGACCGATGAAGAGCGCGACTACATGTATAAAGTATATACCCGCGACCCGCTGGCCAAGATAAACTTAGGTATTCGTCACAGATTGGCGCCGCTGCTGGGCAACGATCGCAATAAGATAGAACTGATGAACGTGCTGCTCTTCTCTATGAAGGGAACACCGGTGGTATACTATGGCGACGAGATAGGCATGGGCGATAACTTCTACCTTGGTGACCGTGATGGTGTAAGAACCCCGATGCAGTGGAGCGACGACCGTAATGCCGGTTTCTCAACAGCTAATCCACAGAAATTATACTTGCCCGTTATCATCGATCCGGAGTATAAGTATGAATCTGTGAACGTGGAAACCCAAGAACAGAACAGCAGCTCACTGCTCTGGTGGACGCGCCGCATCATAAATATGCGCAAACGCTACAAGGCGTTTGGCCGCGGAAGTATACGGTTCCTGAACCCGTCAAATTCAAAAGTGCTTGCCTTTATCCGCTCCTACGAAGACGAAAATATACTGGTAATAGCCAACCTTTCTCGTTTCCCGGAAGCGGTTGAGCTGGACCTGAACGAGTTTAAAGGCTATACACCAATGGAGGTGTTCAGCAAAAATAAATTCCCAAGTATAAAAGACGATGCTTACCTGTTTACGGTGGGTGCACACGGCTATTACTGGTTCGAATTGCAGCCACAGGATGTTTCGGTTAGTAAAGTGCTGGACATGCAGCGACCAGCCATGCAACTTCCTTCATTAAGCAACCGCTTGCCACAGGAAGTTGTTCGGCAGCTCGAAAACCGTGTTCTACCACAATACATACTTAACCGGAGATGGTTTGGCGGTAAAGCCCGCACAGTTCAACGTATGCAGGTTGTAGATCATGTTCCATTGCAGGTAGGGGAGCACGGAGCAGCTATACTTATAGTTGAAGTAAGCTATAACGAAGGGCTACCGGAAATGTACCAGCTGCCAATTGCTTTTGCTAACAAAGAGCAGGAACAGGAGCTGATAAACGGGCAACCAGCCAGTGTAATTGCACGGGTAACTCATAATGGGGAAGAAGGTATTTTATATGATGCGCTTTACAAGGAAGAGTTCCGCCAACTGCTGCTGCAACTTATAGCTAAACGCCGCCGTGTACGTGCCGATCATTCTGAACTTGCTGGCCATAGCCATCAGCAGGTAAGCAATGTGCTGCGCAGTAGCAACAACAGTATAGCTTCTAAAATACTGAGTGCTGAACAGAGCAACACTTCTATAGTTTACGACAACCAGTTTTTCCTGAAAATATACCGCAAACTGGACCGGGCACTGAACCCGGATGTGGAAGTAGTGCAGGCTTTAACTGACAGAGTCGGATTTCCTCAGGTGCCACGCTTTATGGGCATGCTGGAACATCATTCGCCGGGAGGAGCGCCTATGGTGTTGGCTATGCTACAGGAACTTGTGCCTAATCAGGGAGATGCCTGGGAAAACATGGAAGACTCTCTTAAACGTTTCTTCGAGCGGATCCAAACTCAGAACGAACGTATTGATCTTAGTCCGACAATAGGCACTTTGTCACGGCCTGTTTCTTTTGCAGCTGCACCTGAACAAGTGCAACTGCAGCTAGGTGGTGCTTCTGTGAGCCGTATTGAGCTACTTGGCCAGCGAACAGCAGAACTACATCTAGCGCTTGCGTCTATAAGAGATCTGAAAGATTTTGCTCCTGAAGATTTCTCCCTGCATTACCAGCGTTCTCTGTATTCTTCACTTACATCACTTGTCCGTAGTAACTTCGACAGCCTGCGCCAGCACTTACCTAAACTACCAGATGCTGTTCGTGCCGAGGCAGAAGAAGTCCTGAACATGCGTTCTGAAATACTGGAAAGACTGAAACGGATTTTCTCCCGCAAAATAGATACGCTTAAAATAAGAACCCACGGCGACTATCATTTAGGGCAGGTAATCTTTACAGGTAAAGATTTTATCATTATCGATTTTGAAGGTGAACCGGCCCGTTCATTCAGCGAACGCCGTTTAAAGCGCTCACCATTACGTGATGTGGCTGGTATGATCCGCTCTTTCCATTATGCAGCTTATAATGCCCTGTTCCAGCAAGACAGAGCGGGTAAAGAAGATGGGGGTTATCTGGAAGATTGGGCAGAGCAGTGGTATCATTATGCAAGCAACTTCTTTATGTACTGTTACCTCGAAAAAACAATGGGTACAGGTATAGTGCCTGATAAGGAAGAAGATTTTGAGATTCTGATGGAGACCTTTCTGCTGGAGAAGGCAATCTATGAACTGGGATATGAACTGAATAACCGTCCGGATTGGGTGCTTATCCCTATCCGGGGCATTAAGTACATCATGAAAAAGTATCAGCATGGCTAA
- the glgB gene encoding 1,4-alpha-glucan branching protein GlgB — MAKKKLEKAPETNLTAPIIGTGDNNAPAPKRGRTRKADLAAEMGAPITTEASAEVPAKRTRTKAVPVESAEPTPARKVRATKKGAAPAIQQESIGAPEAIPQQPLEKRAVYHDISRFTEFDIYLFKEGRHFTLYDKLGSHPMEHAGQKGTYFAVWAPNAERVTVIGDFNSWNRDSHILKVREDGTGIWEGFIPDLTGGQLYKYHIKSNYHLYHVEKSDPFAFAREKPPQTASRICDLKYEWQDNEWMEQRKTKAGQAQPFSVYEVHLGSWRRRAEDNNRPLTYHELAEELPQYVKEMGFTHVEFMPVMHHPFQGSWGYQITGYFAAASIYGSPQELMHLIDVLHQHGIGVILDWVPSHFPSDEHGLAYFDGTHLYEHADPRKGYHPDWNSYIFNYGRNEVRSFLISNALFWLEKYHIDGLRVDAVASMLYLDYSRKEGEWIPNEHGGRENLEAISLIKDFNKAVHERYPDVQTIAEESTAWPAVTGTVDHGGLGFNMKWMMGWMHDTLHYFSKDPIYRRHHQGEITFSIIYAFSERFMLPLSHDEVVHGKGSLLRKMPGDEWQQFANLRALYSYMFAHPGAKLLFMGGELAQSTEWNHDHSLDWHLLQYNYHSGVQRLLQNLNKLYREEPALYELSFDSSGFEWVDFQDAHNSVISFLRKGKEPGSDVLVVCNLTPIVHEHYRLGVPTGGEWVQLFNSDDEQYGGSNVQNQALLQATEEPSHGRDYSLALKLPPLAVIYFKPNR; from the coding sequence ATGGCTAAGAAAAAACTAGAGAAAGCACCGGAAACAAACTTAACTGCACCAATTATTGGAACAGGCGATAACAATGCTCCTGCGCCAAAGCGCGGCAGAACCAGGAAAGCTGATCTGGCAGCAGAAATGGGTGCGCCCATAACTACCGAAGCTTCAGCTGAAGTTCCTGCAAAACGAACCCGAACAAAAGCTGTACCTGTGGAGTCTGCTGAACCAACGCCTGCCCGTAAAGTACGGGCAACCAAAAAGGGAGCTGCTCCTGCTATACAACAGGAAAGTATAGGAGCTCCGGAAGCTATACCACAGCAGCCCCTGGAAAAGAGAGCTGTTTACCACGATATCAGCCGTTTTACAGAATTCGATATTTACCTGTTTAAAGAAGGCCGCCACTTTACGCTGTATGATAAGCTCGGATCGCACCCTATGGAGCATGCCGGACAAAAAGGTACTTACTTTGCTGTTTGGGCACCTAATGCAGAACGCGTAACTGTTATCGGGGACTTTAACTCCTGGAACCGCGACAGCCATATTTTGAAGGTACGCGAAGACGGGACGGGTATATGGGAAGGATTTATACCTGACCTGACAGGTGGGCAGCTATACAAGTATCATATAAAATCGAATTACCACTTATACCACGTTGAGAAAAGCGACCCGTTTGCTTTTGCCCGCGAAAAACCGCCGCAAACAGCATCCCGCATCTGCGATCTGAAATATGAATGGCAGGATAATGAGTGGATGGAGCAAAGGAAAACTAAAGCCGGACAAGCACAGCCTTTCAGTGTGTATGAAGTGCACCTGGGCTCGTGGCGTCGCAGAGCCGAAGATAATAACCGACCGCTCACGTACCACGAACTGGCCGAGGAACTACCGCAGTATGTAAAGGAAATGGGCTTTACACACGTAGAGTTCATGCCTGTTATGCACCATCCGTTTCAAGGGTCATGGGGATATCAGATTACAGGTTATTTTGCAGCAGCCAGTATCTATGGTTCACCACAGGAGCTCATGCATCTCATCGATGTACTGCACCAGCATGGCATAGGCGTAATTCTGGATTGGGTACCATCCCATTTCCCGTCAGATGAGCATGGTCTGGCTTACTTTGATGGCACTCACCTGTACGAACACGCTGATCCCCGGAAAGGCTATCACCCGGACTGGAACAGTTACATCTTTAACTATGGTCGTAACGAGGTCCGTTCTTTCCTGATCAGTAATGCGCTTTTCTGGCTCGAGAAATATCACATAGATGGATTGCGGGTAGATGCCGTGGCATCGATGTTATACTTAGACTATAGCCGCAAAGAGGGAGAATGGATACCAAACGAGCATGGTGGACGTGAGAACCTGGAAGCTATATCGCTGATAAAAGATTTTAACAAGGCAGTGCACGAGCGCTATCCTGATGTTCAGACGATTGCAGAAGAATCTACGGCCTGGCCTGCTGTTACAGGAACAGTTGACCATGGCGGGCTCGGCTTTAACATGAAATGGATGATGGGCTGGATGCACGATACGCTGCACTATTTTTCTAAAGACCCGATTTACCGCCGGCACCACCAGGGCGAGATCACTTTCAGTATCATCTATGCATTCTCAGAACGGTTTATGCTGCCGTTGTCTCACGATGAAGTGGTACATGGAAAAGGATCGTTGCTGCGTAAAATGCCGGGTGATGAATGGCAGCAATTTGCCAATCTGCGGGCTTTGTATAGTTACATGTTTGCACACCCTGGAGCAAAGTTATTGTTTATGGGGGGCGAGCTGGCGCAAAGTACAGAATGGAACCATGACCATAGCCTGGACTGGCACCTTCTGCAGTATAACTACCATAGTGGTGTACAACGCCTGCTGCAAAACCTTAATAAACTATACCGCGAAGAACCTGCTTTATATGAACTAAGCTTCGATAGCAGCGGGTTTGAGTGGGTAGATTTCCAGGATGCACATAATAGTGTGATCAGCTTCTTAAGAAAGGGAAAAGAGCCAGGCAGCGATGTACTTGTTGTTTGTAACTTAACCCCGATCGTGCACGAGCACTACCGGTTAGGTGTACCTACCGGAGGCGAGTGGGTACAGCTGTTTAACTCCGATGATGAGCAGTATGGCGGAAGCAATGTACAAAATCAGGCATTGTTACAGGCTACTGAAGAACCATCGCATGGCCGTGACTACTCTCTTGCACTGAAATTGCCGCCACTGGCTGTCATTTATTTTAAGCCAAATAGGTAA
- a CDS encoding mechanosensitive ion channel family protein — MDQLRSYINHLDNLAISLMIIAISIILGLVLKYILFKLLGFYNRHSNPKLVVSFTKHLNHPLTYFIPLLFVSMAISTMPLSERSIHTLRRVIEILNIIVFAWILIKLVSVVQDMVHHKYVLDKADNLRERKLYTQLQFVRKVSVILIAFVAGSLILLQFEAVRTLGTGLLTSAGIAGVVLGFAAQRSLANLLAGLQIAFTQPIRIDDVLVIEQEFGRVEEITLTYVVLRIWDNRRLILPLNYFIEKPFQNWSRTSVDILATVTFYTDYNVPVDDIRNELKRLLEASPLWDKKVSALEVTEVLQETVQLRVLFSARNSGEAWDLRCHIREKLLYYIQKNYPDALPKVRTAVSGNISS, encoded by the coding sequence ATGGATCAACTCCGATCATACATAAATCACCTGGATAACCTGGCTATTTCTTTAATGATAATTGCCATAAGTATAATTCTGGGTCTGGTTTTAAAGTATATCCTGTTCAAACTGCTGGGTTTTTATAATCGTCACTCCAATCCCAAACTTGTCGTTTCGTTTACCAAACACCTGAATCACCCGCTCACTTACTTTATACCACTGCTGTTTGTATCTATGGCTATTAGTACGATGCCTCTCTCTGAGAGAAGTATACATACGCTCAGGCGGGTTATTGAAATACTCAATATCATTGTTTTTGCGTGGATACTGATAAAACTGGTGTCGGTGGTGCAAGATATGGTGCACCATAAATATGTGCTTGATAAAGCGGATAACCTGCGTGAAAGGAAACTCTATACACAGCTCCAGTTTGTTAGAAAAGTATCTGTTATTCTGATCGCATTTGTTGCCGGTTCTCTGATCCTGCTCCAGTTTGAAGCAGTCAGAACGTTAGGTACAGGTTTGCTCACATCGGCAGGTATAGCTGGTGTGGTTTTAGGATTTGCAGCACAACGTTCTCTGGCCAATTTACTTGCCGGTCTGCAGATAGCTTTTACACAGCCAATCAGGATAGACGATGTACTGGTGATAGAGCAGGAGTTCGGGCGAGTGGAGGAAATAACCCTGACCTATGTTGTGCTCCGGATATGGGATAATAGACGGCTTATACTTCCGCTAAATTATTTTATTGAGAAGCCTTTTCAGAACTGGTCCCGCACCAGTGTGGACATCTTAGCAACAGTAACTTTCTATACCGATTATAATGTACCTGTAGATGACATCAGAAACGAATTGAAGCGTTTATTGGAGGCATCTCCCTTATGGGACAAAAAAGTATCAGCTCTGGAAGTTACTGAAGTGTTGCAGGAGACTGTACAACTAAGGGTGCTATTCAGTGCCAGAAACTCCGGTGAAGCATGGGACCTGCGTTGCCATATCCGTGAAAAATTACTTTACTATATCCAGAAAAACTACCCGGATGCATTACCTAAAGTACGGACCGCTGTATCAGGTAATATTTCATCATAG
- a CDS encoding bifunctional alpha,alpha-trehalose-phosphate synthase (UDP-forming)/trehalose-phosphatase produces MAKLIIVSNRLPVRLQEKNGKLVYTPSEGGLATGLGSIYKKKDNLWIGWPGMVIEDPDKQEQIVEDIRKDNMFPVFLSENQIKEFYEGFSNETLWPTFHYFNQYAIYEQGLWDTYVEVNQKYCDEIVKHASPNDTIWVHDYQLLLLPSMLREKLPDSTIGFFQHIPFPSFEVFRLLPWRKELLEGMLGADLVGFHTYDDMRHFLSSVNRILGYGGMHGWINTGTRSLLVDSFPMGIDYEKYASVAASEEVLHLEKEYRKNLGTEHIIISIDRLDYSKGIPQRLQAFEMFLEKYPEFCNKVSLVMLVVPSRDAVEKYKELKEEVDELVGRINGKYSNINWNPIQYFYRSYPLETLSAFYKMANVALVTPMRDGMNLVCKEYVASKLDQKGVLILSEMAGASKELSDALLINPNDINKVVEALYEALTMPEEEQRMHMINMQETLKRYNIHHWVNLFMDRLAYVKIKQMSLETSYLDDATFQEMSDAYEMASSRLIFLEYDGALTNYKTKPLMARPDEDLLELLENLSSSPKNRVVVISSREKANMEDWLGDLNIDIVAEHGVWLKQRGSGWKTMMSLMDDWKSDIRLILELYVDRTAGSFIEEKEYSLVWHYRRVETGLGELRARELVNHLNFLATNSNLQVLDGQMAVEIKAQEVNKGKATSHWLNMYPHEFVLAVGDDWGDEEIFKAMPRNAYTVKTGNAYSIAKYHLDGPSEVREMLAKLVKHETREIPPNARMTG; encoded by the coding sequence ATGGCAAAACTGATTATTGTGTCGAACCGGCTTCCGGTTAGGTTACAGGAGAAGAATGGTAAACTGGTTTATACACCTAGTGAAGGGGGATTAGCTACCGGTCTTGGTTCTATTTATAAAAAGAAAGATAATCTATGGATAGGCTGGCCAGGAATGGTGATAGAAGATCCCGATAAACAGGAGCAGATCGTGGAAGACATCAGGAAAGACAATATGTTTCCTGTATTTTTATCCGAAAACCAGATTAAGGAGTTCTATGAGGGGTTCAGTAATGAAACGCTGTGGCCTACTTTCCACTATTTTAACCAGTATGCTATTTATGAGCAGGGCCTTTGGGATACTTATGTTGAAGTAAACCAGAAATACTGTGACGAGATAGTGAAGCATGCAAGCCCTAATGATACCATTTGGGTACATGATTACCAGTTGCTGCTGCTGCCTTCTATGCTACGCGAGAAGTTACCTGACAGCACGATCGGCTTTTTTCAGCATATTCCTTTCCCCTCATTCGAGGTATTCCGTTTGCTGCCATGGCGCAAAGAACTACTGGAAGGTATGTTAGGTGCGGATCTTGTAGGTTTCCATACTTATGATGATATGCGCCACTTCCTGAGCTCTGTTAACCGCATTTTGGGGTATGGTGGCATGCATGGCTGGATAAATACAGGTACCCGGTCACTGCTGGTTGATTCTTTCCCGATGGGTATAGATTATGAGAAGTATGCCAGTGTGGCTGCTTCTGAAGAAGTACTGCACCTGGAAAAGGAATACCGCAAGAACCTGGGCACAGAGCACATCATTATCTCCATAGACAGGCTGGATTACTCTAAAGGTATACCGCAACGCCTGCAGGCTTTCGAGATGTTTCTGGAAAAATATCCGGAGTTCTGTAACAAAGTATCGTTGGTAATGCTGGTGGTGCCTAGCCGTGATGCCGTAGAGAAGTATAAAGAACTGAAAGAAGAAGTTGATGAACTGGTTGGTAGAATCAATGGTAAGTATAGCAACATAAACTGGAACCCTATACAGTACTTCTACAGATCTTACCCGTTAGAGACGCTCTCGGCTTTTTATAAAATGGCAAACGTAGCGTTGGTTACACCTATGCGCGACGGTATGAACCTTGTCTGTAAAGAGTATGTGGCCAGCAAACTGGATCAGAAGGGGGTGCTTATACTTAGCGAAATGGCAGGAGCATCTAAAGAGCTTTCCGATGCGCTGCTCATTAACCCGAATGATATAAATAAAGTGGTTGAAGCCCTTTATGAAGCGCTTACCATGCCTGAGGAAGAGCAGCGAATGCACATGATAAATATGCAGGAAACGCTGAAGCGCTATAATATACATCACTGGGTAAACCTGTTCATGGACCGCCTGGCATATGTTAAGATCAAGCAGATGTCGCTGGAAACAAGCTACCTCGACGATGCTACTTTCCAGGAGATGAGCGATGCATACGAAATGGCAAGTTCGCGGTTGATATTCCTGGAATATGATGGTGCACTGACCAACTATAAAACGAAGCCCCTAATGGCGCGTCCTGACGAAGACCTGCTGGAACTTCTGGAAAACCTGAGCAGCAGCCCAAAAAACAGGGTTGTTGTGATCAGTAGCCGCGAAAAAGCAAATATGGAAGACTGGCTGGGGGACCTGAATATTGATATAGTGGCAGAGCATGGGGTGTGGCTGAAGCAGCGCGGATCGGGCTGGAAAACCATGATGAGCCTGATGGATGACTGGAAAAGCGATATACGCCTGATACTGGAGCTATATGTAGACCGTACGGCCGGCTCGTTTATAGAAGAAAAAGAATACTCGCTGGTGTGGCATTACCGTCGTGTTGAAACTGGCCTGGGTGAGCTTCGTGCCCGTGAATTGGTTAACCATCTTAACTTTCTGGCGACTAACAGCAACCTGCAGGTATTAGATGGGCAGATGGCTGTTGAAATTAAAGCACAGGAAGTAAACAAAGGTAAAGCGACCAGCCACTGGTTAAATATGTACCCGCATGAGTTTGTACTTGCCGTTGGCGATGACTGGGGCGATGAGGAAATATTTAAAGCTATGCCACGAAATGCCTATACTGTAAAAACAGGAAACGCATATTCTATAGCCAAATATCATTTGGATGGCCCTTCTGAAGTACGGGAGATGCTGGCAAAACTAGTGAAGCATGAAACCAGGGAAATTCCTCCCAATGCCCGGATGACAGGATAA